One Colias croceus chromosome 7, ilColCroc2.1 genomic window carries:
- the LOC123693139 gene encoding alkylglycerol monooxygenase-like, whose amino-acid sequence MNHNNGSVISSTSDFIEGFGRMFYVIDPKKTQFERIEEVPNFYVQSWPYFFTFMILEHIILKLKGKRGIRLNDGITSISNGLFLEGGRLIWRGAEFYAYNWIYNNWKMVDLPWDSTTTWVLAALGMDFCYYWMHRACHESHVLWAQHQVHHTSEDFNMGVGIRQSFVQGWCGFAFYLPLALAIPPAQFMVHHQFSYLYMFWIHTEIVNKLGPLEYFMNTPSHHRIHHGSNPYCIDVNYGGVLIIWDKLFGTFRAEKDTDRIVYGLIFQQPSFNPLHLQTYYNKYVVQKYKDYTRWDHKIHAIFNRPSWKPEKYVKFQDLPEDPKIHLAVKYDVVLPKWCFVYLLSHYTLVLYGFYRLFLMHLSMSPLVVLVLVLYILASLTVFGMILDASPRAPFLELIRCLTLIVITSFVPSIRLSMFSKMFYVSSALFWFLFVYKTTVIRAEKKGD is encoded by the exons ATGAACCATAACAATGGTTCGGTTATATCGTCGACGAGTGATTTTATCGAAGGCTTCGGCCGGATGTTTTATGTGATAGACCCCAAGAAGACGCAGTTTGAAAGGATCGAGGAAGTGCCCAATTTTTATGTGCAG tcaTGGCCCTACTTCTTTACCTTTATGATACTGGAACATATCATTCTGAAGCTTAAGGGTAAACGAGGCATACGACTAAATGACGGCATAACAAGTATTTCAAATGGGCTCTTTCTTGAGGGCGGCAg ATTGATATGGCGCGGCGCAGAGTTTTACGCGTACAACTGGATATATAATAATTGGAAAATGGTGGATTTGCCATGGGATTCCACTACCACTTGGGTTCTAGCAGCTTTGGGAATGGACTTCTGCTACTATTGGATGCACAGAGCTTGTCATG AGAGTCACGTTCTCTGGGCTCAACATCAGGTTCATCACACGTCAGAAGATTTCAACATGGGAGTCGGTATCAGGCAATCATTTGTGCAAGGATGGTGTGGATTT GCATTCTACCTTCCTCTTGCTCTGGCCATTCCACCGGCGCAGTTCATGGTTCACCATCAATTCAGTTATCTATACATGTTCTGGATTCATACTGAAATAGTGAACAAGCTTGGCCCTCTAGAATACTTCATGAACACTCCCAGCCACCACAGAATCCACCACG GAAGTAATCCCTATTGCATAGACGTCAATTACGGCGGCGTGTTAATTATCTGGGATAAGCTCTTCGGCACGTTCAGAGCAGAGAAGGACACAGATCGTATCGTGTACGGTCTTATTTTCCAACAACCTTCATTCAATCCTCTCCATTTGCAG ACTTACTACAACAAGTATGTTGTTCAGAAATATAAGGATTACACAAGATGGGATCACAAGATACACGCTATATTTAATAGACCAAGTTGGAAACCTGAGAAATATGTTAAGTTCCAGGATTTGCCTGAAGAC ccCAAAATACATCTTGCCGTAAAATATGACGTTGTTCTTCCTAAATGGTGCTTCGTATACCTGCTGAGTCACTACACTTTAGTCCTTTATGGATTTTACCGCCTATTTTTGATGCATTTG AGCATGTCACCACTGGTAGTACTCGTCCTAGTGCTATACATTCTGGCATCTCTGACGGTATTCGGGATGATCCTGGACGCGTCACCAAGGGCGCCATTTCTGGAACTCATTCGATGCCTCACATTGATCGTGATAACTTCATTCGTACCGTCAATACGACTCAGCATGTTCTCAAAGATGTTCTACGTGTCATCCGCTTTGTTTTGGTTCTTGTTTGTGTATAAAACCACCGTTATAAGAGCTGAAAAGAAAGGGGACTGA